Genomic segment of uncultured Desulfobacter sp.:
TCCTCCTACAATTATTTCGTTTTTATATTTATTGGCTTGTGCCTGTCCAAAGCCTGCTTGCCGCCCAATAGGCTCTGTCCGTAAATGTGTCTCAATTTTTAAGCATTCAAGACAAGCCATTTTTTTAAGAGCAGATCCTGAATCATATATTTCCCATTTTTCACTAAAATTTCTTTTTCAGACAGACTTTTCAAGCATCTGGTGACAATAGAGGCGGTTTTTATACTTACAGTGGTCAGCGCTTCTGCGGCAAAAAGATTTTGGCCGTCATTGATCAATACCAATTTCAGTGTTTTTTTCTGATTTGTCGATAGATTATCCCACAGCGTTTGATATTCTAAATGTTTTTGATCAATCATGTGTCGTTCAATTGTATCGATCATCTCTTCATTCCAGGGCGTATCTTGCAGTTCTCGCCATAGAAAAAAACAGAACAATTGAATATACATGGGGTGATTCCTAAACTGTTCAACAATTTTTGTTAAATTTGTTTTTCCAATGGAAAAATTTCCTGTATCAAATAAATGTTCCATCCAGGGGATGTAATGTTTCGTTTCAATCTCTTTAAGCGGGTAGCTTGCCGCCTGTTGATAAAACGCTCTGTTCTGGGACTGGAACATCGCTGTAAGTATATGCTGCTGACTGCCGGAGAATATATAGCAAATATTAGTGTGTTGCTGAACATAAGATCTTAACTGCTTTTCAAACGCATCCGCATTGGTATATTTGGCAACTTCCTGAAATTCATCAAACGCAATGACAATTTTTCGTTTTGCAGAAAATTTTTCAAGCAATTCCATGAGATTTTTCAGGACCAGGGTCTCATTTGCCGCGTTGAATGTCGGGGTGATGGTCGGTGAATTGGTATTGGGGTCAATGCCTACCTGAAACGAAAATTTATCAATGCTGTTTTTTAATAATTTAAAAAGTTTATCCGTACTCGTTTCCAGGACATTCAATTGTTGAAAAATCCGAGTCAGAAATTCTTTTTCAGAGGTCGTGCCATACAGATCAATATAAAGCGTCCCAATTTCCGAAGACTGATTTTTAATATTGAGAAACACCTGTTTGATCAATGAACTTTTGCCGGTTCGTCTATGGGAATACAACAATACGTTTTGGGAAGTTCTGATAAATTCTAACAACTCTTCCTGTTCTTTTTTTCGATTACAAAAATGAGGTCCGGTGACAATATTGCTATAGGTGAATGGATTATTCATTTCAACTCCTAAATTACACAAAGTAGTATAGCTTTGTTTGTATATAAAATATTACACTTTATGCGTAAAATCAATAAGGAGGTTTTAGAAGGAATCTAAGAAAGATGCTCCGTCCAACCGGACAAGGCTTTTGCTGTAATTTGGCCATCCAGCGCAGAAGAGACAATTCCGCCGGCGTAGCCCGCACCTTCTCCGGCGGGGTAAAGGTTCTCTATCTCAGGATGGCTGCGGCTTTTGGGGTTTCTTGGAATACGGACAGGGGAGCTTGTCCGGCTTTCGACTGCCAGAATTTGGGCCGTTTCAGTGATAAATCCCCTCATTTTCCGGCCGAATGCTTCAAAACCTTGCTTCAAGGCATCTGTAATAAATGGCCCCAGGACTTCTTTGACAGGGTAACTTACCGTGCCCGGAAGATACGATGTCCTGGGGAGCCTTTTTGAAAGCTTGTCCGAAAGAAAATCAGGCAACCGCTGGGCCGGGGCCGCCATGGTTCCGTTACCTGCCTCGAATGCTTTTTTTTCAATTTCCTGCTGAAAGGCGAGGCCAGCCAGAGGTCCTTTATCCCTATGGTGGTGCCAGAGGCGTTCGTCAACGGTCACAACGATACCCGCATTGGCATTGGGCATGTTGCGTTTTGAGTTGGACATACCGTTGAGAACAAGCTCGTCGGAAGAGGTTGCTGCGGGTACGATCATGCCGCCCGGACACATGCAGAAGGAATAAACCCCAGCCTGGTTGAACTGTCCGGAAAGGAAGTAGCTTGCAGTGGGCAGATTAAACTTGCCGGCATGGCGGCCATACTGGATTGTATTGATCAACTCCTGGGGATGCTCAACCCGAACGCCCATGGCATAGGGTTTGGCTTCGAGCAGAATCCTCTTTCGGTTCAGCAGATAATAGATGTCCCGTGCTGAGTGCCCAGTGGCAAGGATCACGGCATCGGCTAAATATTCTTTTTCCTTTGTTCTGACACCTTTAATCGTATTTCCAGATTTGATCGTCTCTCCAGATAGGATAAGATCAATGACGCGTTCATTAAAATGAATTTCACCGCCGTTGTTGAGTATGGTTTCACGAATGGCCGCAATGATTTTAGGCAGCTGGTTGGAACCGATATGCGGATGCGCATCAATCAAAATATCCGGGGATGCGCCATGCTGAACCAGAAGACAAAGAATATCACGGATGTTTCCGCGTTTGGTGGAACGGGTATAAAGCTTTCCGTCACTATAGGTTCCGGCCCCGCCTTCTCCAAAACAATAATTGGAATCCGGGTCGCAGATACCGTTGATGTTCAGTGGTTTGAGATCAAAACGACGGTTTTTGACATCCTTGCCGCGTTCAATGATGACCGGCCTGATATTGTTCCGGATTAATTCCAGCGCAGCAAAAAGGCCTGAAGGCCCGCTTCCAACAATGGCCACTCTTTTTTTACCGGTAACAGGTCTGAACGGCACGGGTTCAAAAAGGTTTGCTTCCGGTTCTCCGCAGAAGATTTCAACCTTTAGGACATACAATGGATTCTTTCCCCGGGCGTCCAGAGATCTACGGAGCACGCGAATGCCTGAGATCTCCTGCCCATCCAGGGACAATGCCATGGCAGCCGCTTTTATTTGTGCATCCCGGTTATGGACCGTTTCCGGTGACAGTTTGATGGTGACGGACTGGTTCAACGATTGACTCCTCTATTTTTCAAATGGGCAGGGCATCGGCTTCATCCTGTGAGGGATCTTTCAGCATAGATCCGGATGCCGACACATGGATCAGGTAATGCTCTGTGGGAAGCTGTTCAAGCAGCGGCGGATCTCCCAACCATTTCCTGAATTGCTGCCACCGGGCAACCTCGATTGCGCCACGCGGTGCCCGCAATGACCTGTCCGAAGCGATTTCCTTGAATTTAAGCCGAAAACTGCAAACGCCCCTTCCGTTGCTGTGGAGCAACGGTGTTCTGCCTTCAATGTGCATACCAAATTGCCCGACATTTCGTGCAAAATACGTTTTTTCAAACAGAACAAAAGCACTGGCAGTCAACCCGCTGTAACTTGGGTATGTCCGGGACAGAAAATCCAGGGTCAGATTCAAGTCTTCATCTGTCGAGGTCGGCAGGCCGAAAATCATCAACCCGAGGTTTGAAATACCAACAGATGCTGAATGGTTGATCACGGATTCAATCTCTCCAACGCGGGTGCCTTTATTGATGAGATCAAGCAACCGCTGGGATCCGGTTTCAATTCCCCAGCCGATCCAGCGGCACCCTGCGGCCGACCAGAGTGCAAGGCGTGCAAGGGTACAATCGGCGGTCGGCTTGCCCAGGATATGAAAATGAATAGACAGCCCCTGCACCATGATTTCCTGGCAGATGGCATCCATATCGTCGGCCGTAATATACTCATCGGCAAAATAAAAGTGGCGGACACCAAACGATCGTATATAAGCATCCATCTCGGCCACAAAGTCGTGAACCTCTTTTTTACGATGCCCGCCAAAGGAAAAATTGTGTGAGCAGAAACGGCACCGCCGCCAGGCGCATCCCCTTGAGAAAAGCACCGGGAGCACCGGAACGGGATTAAAATACATGTCAAGGGCAAGTCCTGAGAAATCCGGGGCCGGCAACGCTTTCAATGAAAGGGTCTGGGCTTTCTTATTGACATGGATATGATCGCCTTCCCGGTAAATCAGGCCGGGTATTGTATTCAATGGACGACCCTCACAGAGTGCAGCAACAGCTTCTTCTCCCTCACCGCAGACCACGGCATCAATTTCAGGGATCGCTTCAAGCAGCTCGGTTACCGGCATCGCCGACATCATCGCCCCGCCTAAAACAATTCTGACCCAGGAAAGCCCTTTGATATTCATCGACTGTTTGAGTGCTCTGGCAAGAGCTGCGGCAAATGAGACTTGTTCCGGAAAAAGAACTGAAATCCCGATGAATCCGGGCTCTAATGAGAGAATCTGATCTACCTGCCTCCCAAGTATGGACAAAAATTCTTGATCTGCCTCACCGGTCTCAAGATACAACCCGGCCTGCTCACCCACATGGGTCATCCGGCCCCGAAGCCGGTCCCATACTTGTTTATAGTATCGGGTTTGTCCGTGGTCGAGGAATTGCCCGGCCTTTCCCTGGGTAAATGCAATAAGATCATGGCCTTCGGGGTCTCCTGATGCCAAAAGGTGCCAAAGTGCAATGTTTAAATCAATCAATCGAACGTCGGCATCAGGCACCCGGGCACTAATATAGGGTGCAAGGGATGCGATACCTAATGGTACGTATGTGGCACCTGCTTTCGGCGGGAAAACAAGAACAGCACGCATTCTGTCAAACTCCTCGAAAAAATAAAATACTTTTGCGCTAGGATTTTAAAAGCAGAGACTGTTAACACCTTTCTATAATGATTTCAAGTGGTAAATAGCACAACACTGCAGGGCCATTGTTATTTTCCGGATAAAGCTTATATATATGTCGGTATTCACATCGTCTGTGGGATAAATAGAAACAAATTTGTCTCCATCTAACTGTATCTTTTATGTCTCATTATGTAATTTAAATAAAATTCACTTAGCTCATAATAATTCGTAACTATTTGTTCTGTATGATTTATAATCGTTTTTTTTGATTTGGTACAAAATCTGCATTTCAAAGGCATATGGCGTAGAAGCTGATGATTAACAGCCAAAACAGGAGGCCTGTATGAGACGCAAAGACACATTAAGAAAGATTATAACCTGATAGATAAGGATAGATAAAATGACCTCCATATCGGTACTGAAACAGCGGGAAAAACAGATCTACCAGAAGGGCAGCCAGCCTTTTGATATGGCGTGTGATACCAAAAGTCTGGCAGGGGCCGTCAGCCAGCGGGCCTGTGTGTTCTGCGGCTCCAGGGTGGTGCTTTATCCCATTGCAGATGCCCTGCACCTGATTCACGGCCCCATCGGGTGTGCCTCATATACCTGGGATATCAGAGGAGCCCAGTCTTCGGGTCCGGAGCTTCACCGGATGAGCTTTTCAACCGACCTGTCAGAGACTGATATTATCTATGGCGGGGAAAAGAAGCTAAAAAAGGCATTGCTGGAGCTCATTGACAAATATTCACCTAAAGCCGCCTTTATTTATTGCACCTGCATTGTGGGCATCATTGGTGATGACGTGGACGCTGTTTGCCGCGAGGTGGAAAAAGAGACCCATATTCCTGTCATCGCTGTTCACTCCGAAGGGTTTAAAGGCACCAAAAAAGACGGGTACAAGGCCGCCTGTGACGCCTTGTTCAGTCTCATTGAAAGAAATAAGGAACCCCAGGTTACCATCCCTGACTCCATCAATATCCTGGGAGAGTTTAATATCGGCGGGGAGACATGGATCATCAAAAAGTATTATGAGGCCATGGGGGTAAAAGTTGTCTCGGTGATCACCGGTGACGGCCGGGTGGAGGAAGTCCAGCAGGCGCGCAATGCCGCGTTGAATGTGGTTCAGTGTTCAGGGTCGGTCACCCACCTGGCAAAACAGATGGAAAAAGAGTACGGCATCCCTTTTATACGGGTCTCCTATTTCGGCATTGAAGATACCTCGGACGCCCTGTACCAGGTGGCGGTACACTTTAACAAAAGCCCGGACATCTTGAAAAAGACCCGGGAACTGATCAAAAAAGAGGTCAAGGACATTGTCCCCCGCCTTGAGACCATGAGAAAGGATCTTGAAGGTAAAAAAGCCGCCATTTACGTGGGCGGTGCGTTCAAGGCATTCTCCCTGATCAAGGCACTGAAAACCCTGGGCATGGAAGTGGTCCTGGCCGGTTCCCAGACCGGTACCAAGGAAGATTATGAGGTGCTCCGGCAGATGTGCAACGACGGTACCGTAATTTTGGATGACTCAAATCCCCTTGAGCTGGCCAAGTATGCCGTTGAAAAGGATGCGGACCTGTTCGTCGGCGGGGTTAAGGAACGGCCCATTGCCTATAAGATGGGCATCGGGTTCTGCGACCATAATCATGAACGCAAAATTCCTTTGGTCGGCTTTGAAGGCATGGTTAATTTTGCAAAAGAAGTACACGAAACCGTGACAAGCCCGGTATGGGACTTGGTCCCCAGGCGGCAGAACCCAGTTGGAAAGGAAAGCACGATATGACCACGAGCAAACTTAATAAAGAGATACCCTCATATACCCCCACCCAGAATGCGTGCAAAATGTGCACGCCTTTGGGAGCCACCCTGGTGTTCCAGGGAATTGAAGGCTGTGTGCCCCTGCTTCACGGCTCCCAGGGATGTTCAACCCCTGGTCCGGGTGGGATTTCCCATCCATGACCGGATCGGCGGCTCGCGTATCCTGCACGTTGGCTATAAAGGGGCCCTGCAGTTGTTTGATAATATTGTAAACACAATTCTTACGGTAAAACAGACTGAGTCCAGAATCGGATACGCTTACATGTAGATAAGGAAAAGTATACATTATGATGAATTTAGATAACCATCCCTGTTTTAATAAAAAATCCTGTAAAGATTTTGGCCGTGTTCACCTGCCGGTTGCCCCGACCTGCAATATCCAGTGCAATTTCTGTAACCGAAAGTTTGACTGTGTCAATGAAAGCCGGCCCGGGGTCTCCTCATCCCTTTTAACTCCGGACCAGGCCATGGCCTACCTGGCAGAGGTGGTTGAGGCCAAACCCAACACCGCTGTGGTGGGCATTGCAGGCCCGGGAGACCCCTTTGCCAACGGCGAAAAAACCATGGAAACATTGAAGCGGGTGCGTGCCGCCTATCCGGACATGCTCTTGTGCGTGGCCACCAACGGCCTGAACATCCATCCCTACCTGGATGATCTCAAAGAGGTCAACGTCACCCATGTGAGTATCACCATCAATGCGATGGACCCTGAAATCGGTGCAAAAATTTATTCCTGGCTCAGGGACGGAAAACGCTCCGTGGGCCCGGCCCAGGGCGCAAAACTGCTCTTGGAACGTCAGCTTGCCGCTGTCAAAGGTCTTAAGGAACGCGATATCATGGTGAAGGTCAATTCCATTCTTTTGCCCGGTATCAATGATGAACACATGGTGGAGGTTGCCAAGAAGATGGGTGAGATGGGTGTGGATATTTTCAATATCATGCCCTATTTCCCCACCAAAGGCTCCAATTTTGAAGATATGCCGGAACCGGACAAAGGGATGCTCAAGGAACTCAGGAAGGCCGCCCAGGTCTATGTGCCCCAGATGACCCATTGCAAGCGGTGCCGGGCAGATGCCGTGGGCCTGCTGGATGACCCCTTGAACCAGAATCTCATGGATCGGCTGACCTTCCACGCTAAATCTCCGAATCCGGGTTCCGGTGCGCCGGAAGACGGCCATGAAACGCCCGGCATAAAGGAGACGTTTGCGTTCAGTGCCACCGAGCCAAGGCCGTACGTGGCCCTGGCCACCCGGGAGGGTGCGCTGATCAATCAGCACCTGGGAGAAGCCACGGAAATGCATATATACGACTTAAATCAGGACACACCGACCTTGGTGGAAACAAGAACTTTGCCCAGACCCGGCGGCGGAGAGATCAGATGGTACAATTTTGCCCGGACCATTAAGGATTGTCACACCATCCTTGTGTCCGGTGTCGGGGAGACCCCCAAAAAAGTTTTGAGCGGCATGGGATTCACCATCCATGAGGTCAACGGCATGATCGACCTTGTACTCATGTCCTTGAAAAACGGGGAGTCGCTAAACCATCTGATTGTCCGGAAACAGACCTCCTGCGGGGAGTGCCGAGGCTCCGGCATGGGGTGTATGTAACCTGTGTCAGTGCCCATACCTGATTGATACATCAGTGCAGAAAAGGAGTACGTATTATAATGAAAACAAATGATATGCGGGTCTGGATGGTCGACACCACCCTTCGGGACGGGGAGCAGGCCCCGGGTGTTTTTTTCAGACCTCTGGAAAAATTAACCATCGCAAGTCAGCTTGCCGAATGCGGCGTTGACGAGATCGAAGTGGGCATTCCTGCCATGGGCGAGTTGGCGTGCAGGGAAATTGAAGCCATTGCAAGTTTGAACCTGCCCACCATGCTCACCAGCTGGTGCCGGGCGGTCAAACAAGATATTGAACTGGCCATTGGCTGCAATACCCCCGGGGTGCATATCAGTTTTCCCACGTCGTCCATTCTGCTTAAGACCTTTGAAAAGGATGAAAATTGGGTGCTGGAGACCCTGGAAGACACCGTACGGTTTGCAAGGCGGTATTTTGACCAGGTCTCCGTGGGTGCCCAGGATGCCACCCGCACAGACATGGATTTCCTTTTAAGGTTCTGCCAGGCATCCATCGCATTGGGCGTCCACCGGGTACGCCTTGCCGATACCGTGGGCATGATGACCCCGGCTGCACTGATGGATATGATAGAGACCCTTTTAATCCGGCTGCCCGGGCTGGCCCTGGAATTTCACGGGCACAACGACCTTGGAATGGCCACGGCCAATGCCGTGTCTGCCGTGGATGCAGGGGCCAAAGCCATCAGCGTCACCGTCAACGGCTTAGGCGAACGGGCAGGCAATGCCCCTCTTGAAGAAACGGCCATGGCCCTGTTCGGCATTGGGGCCAAAAAAAGCAATATGCGCCTGTCGGGACTTGCCCAGCTGTGCAATACCGTGGCAAGGTTTTCAGGACAGCCAATCCACCCTGCCAAACCCATTGTGGGGTCACGGATATTTTCCCATGAATCCGGCATCCATTGTGCGGGCTTATTAAAAGATACAAATTCCTATGAATTATACGACCCTGAACAGGTGGGCCGGGGCAACGCAAGGCACATGGTGATCGGCGTGCATTCGGGTTCGGCGGCCATAAAACATGAACTGGCCCACCGGAACATCAACATTGATAACGATGTCGCCAGAAGACTGCTGCCCCGGGTCCGGGCTGCCGCTGCCGCAGCAAACAAGCCTGTGACCCCGGAGCAGCTTGAGACCATCTATCACAGGGTTCTGTGTGAACGGCAATAGGTGAATCAATATACGCTGTCGATTCACAAACATGCCTTGACGGGAGCTTTATGAAAGATCTGTGCAACCCGCACAGATCTTTCTCTTTCCTTCATCATTTCCTACCTGATTCGTTTTCCTATTCTATCTTGAAAAAAATCAAGACGATGGCCTATCTCGTTCGGTATGTAATTCAGCATAGAGCAGATGTTGCCAATCAACAGCTTTTTCCATGGGCATGTTCAGTCTGTCCAAAATGGAGAAACCATCCATTTCTTTGGAAATGGGACATGTATCATCAATACCTATGATTTCGGTTTCCGTGTACATGTAAGGATGCAGTTGACAGACAAGTGGCCTGGATTCAAAGGGTAAAATGCACCCTGTTTTTGTCAGCATTCCGCAGCTTTTGTCCGAGTTTCGCTTAAGCACCCTGAACTGTCCTTCGGGATTCAGGACCAAAGGCAGCCAGGCCGGATCGTAGAACGGCTCAAGATACCAGGGCTCGGGTTTCTCAATGGTAAAGAAATTGTCATGCCCTATGCGGGCTTTGATTCGCTGTACATCTCCTAATGTCAAAACAATTTGTCTGTTAAGGCAGCATGAGCCGCCTGCCGACACACAAGAGAGACATGGTATATCGTCCATGGAAGCAACTAAACTCCTATAAAATAAAAATGAAATAATTAATTCCTGAACCGGATGTTCATATTATTTAAGATTTCAACCAAACCGGATGGGCTATCAGATATCTATGGGTGCCACCTCCTGGGGCATCATAAACTGATCATGGGCCTAACTTCGATTGATATGGATTAGCAAAGTTTATGCCAATATAGATTTTGGAAAAAAATCGGACTTAAAACGTCCTGAATGCAGTGAGTCTTATGTCATATTCGGACATTATGCGTCTTTTGGCGGTGACTTGTTTTTTATTTGGTCTACTTTATTTCATCTGCGGTCCTAGGATTGCTTTTCTGTGCAGTTTCATTCATTCGGACCCTGGTTTGCATCGGCAGGCAGGTCCGATAGAAAACTTCAAAAGCATTGACCGCATAGCGATTTGGACTTTTGGGTTTTGGCATTTTTATTGCATATGTGGCGTTGAAAACAGATTGATGTATTAACTCCATCCTGATGCCTTGCATGTAACGGCGCGCACGGACGGCTGAAAACCATGGATTTTAAACGAGACCAACAGCCTGTAGAATAAAATATTTTTTCGGGGGAAGGGTGATTCCATTTCTTAATAAAAAACCGTCGTAAATCGGCGGGATTTTCTTTGCCCCTTCCCCCCTTCTTTACTTTGATAAACATAATCGGATCATCAAAAAAGAGGATGAGGGGTTGGAATATGTTTTATTTTTCAAGGACAGACAACTCACCGGGGCTGCTGGCTTCCATTAAGGCAGGTGCGCCCAAACTCTGGGAATCCCTGGAACATGCTGCGGCCCAGGGTTTGATTTTTATTGATGAAGAGCATGACGCTGTAACGGCCACCAACAGGTTATTGCTGACATACCCGGATCTGCATGGGGTGTTGAACCAAATTATCGACCACTGGAGCAGTCAGGCCGATGCCGGTTTGGATGCACTTGCTGAGATTTTGCACATAACAAAAGGAAATCCATGAAGATGTTACTCGACGAAATAAAAGAAAAAATTGGAAGCCTTATTGAACCCAGGCTGAAATGGCGAATTGATGAGCTGAATCTGATCAAGGAAATCACCCTTGCTGAAAATAAAATATTTATCCGGATCGAACTGGTCGAGGACTGTCCGGAAAAAAAGGCCCAATTCAAGGAGAGTATCGTGGCAGCCCTGGAATCCTTTGAGCTGGATCAAGTCAACGTACGGATAGACCATGTCGATGTGGCAGCCAACAGCCTTAAACATATTGACCGTATTTTTCTGGTAGCCAGCGGCAAAGGTGGGGTCGGCAAGTCAACGGTTGCAGTGAATGTTGCCGCAGCGCTGCACCGCAGGGGGTACCGGGTGGGGATTCTGGATGCCGACATTTACGGGCCAAGCATCCCCCTGCTTCTGGGCGCCCATACCACCCCCCAGGTGCTGGACCAGGAAGTGCTTATGCCGGTTTTGGCCCATGGCATGAAATTGATTTCCATGGGCAACCTTATTGCCCGAGAAAGGGCCGTTGCATGGCGTAGCCAGTTGGTTAACGGCACAGTGCTTCAATTCTTAAGAAAGGTGAACTGGGGAAAACTGGATTTTCTGATCGTGGATCTGCCGCCCGGAACTGGTGATATTCATATGACCATTTCAAAAGAGATAAAGCCCGATGGGGTTATCATCGTCAGCACCCCCCAGCTCGTGGCAAGGGAGGATGTCGTCCGATGCATCAATATGTTTGAAAATTTAAAACTTCCCATAACGGGCCTGGTGGAAAATATGGTCTCCTGGACCTGCAAAAAGTGTGGCCATGAAGATGCCATCTTCACGGGAACGGATGATCAATGGCACAACCTTGAAAAGCTGGCGGCGTTACCGCTCAGGCAAAATATCTGGGATAGTTCGGAAAAAGGGATTCCCTGCTATGACGTGACCCAGGATCCGGCCATGAAAAATGCCTTTGATCGGATTGCCGATGCACTGGAAAAATAAATCCGAAAAAGTATTATGTGGAGAATCTAAAACGAGGATCCAACCATTGAGCAACAAAATTATCACCAAAAGAATATACGAACTGGGAATCTTGAATTGAATAGGAGGTAAACGATGCCTGCAAAAATGATCAGCTACGGATCAAAAGCCCGGGATGCCATATTCCTGGGCGTCAACACCCTGGCCGACGCCGTTAAGGTGACCCTGGGTCCCCGGGGCAACAATGTGGTTCTGCAAAAATCCTGGGGGGCGCCCCTGATCACCAAGGACGGTGTCACCGTAGCCAAAGAGATTGAAATATCTGATAAGTTTCAAAACATGGGCGCGCAAATGGTCAGGGAAGTCGCAGGTAAAACCAGCGAGACAGCCGGAGACGGTACAACGACGGCAACGGTTCTGGCCCAGGCCATTTATGGCGAAGGCTACAAACTGGTGTCGGCAGGTGTGAACCCCATGGCTCTGAAACGTGGTATTGACAAAGGAATCGACGCGGTTGTCGCCCATCTTAAAGAATTATCCAAACCCACCCGGGATAAAAAGGACATCGAACAGGTAGGAACCATCTCGGCCAACAATGATGCAACCATCGGAAAATTGATTTCCCAAGCCATGGACAAGGTGGGCAAGGAAGGCGTCATCACCGTGGAAGAGGCCAAAAGCATGGAAACCACATTGGATGTGGTGGAGGGGATGCAGTTCGATAAAGGATATTTATCTCCTTATTTTATAACAAATACCCAGAAAATGGAGGCCGTGCTCAACGATCCTTACATCCTTGTTCATGAAAAGAAAATTACCGCAATGAAGGATCTGCTGCCGCTGCTCGAAGAGATTGCAAGAAATCGCAAGTCGCTCTTAATCATTGCCGAAGATGTGGAAGGCGAGGCATTGTCCACCCTCATTGTCAATAAATTGCGGGGCAGCTTAAAAGTTGCGGCCGTAAAAGCACCGGGGTTCGGGGACCGCCGGAAAGCTATGCTTGAGGATATCGCAATTTTGACCGGCGGCCGGATGATCTCCAAGGATATAGGTCTCAAATTGGAAAGCATCAAAACAGAAGACCTGGGTACCTGTAAATCGGTTAAAATCGGCAAGGACAGCACCACCATCGTGGATGGCGGCGGCCTTCAATCTGCCATCGAGAACCGCGTGAAGCAGATACGAACCCAAATCGAAGATACAACCTCGGCCTATGATCGTGAAAAGCTTCAGGAGCGGTTGGCCAAAATTGTCGGCGGGGTGGCGATCATTCATATCGGCGCAGCCACGGAAACGGAAATGAAAGAAAAAAAAGCCCGGGTTGAAGACGCGTTAAACGCCACACGGGCGGCTGTTGAAGAGGGGATTGTTCCGGGAGGCGGCGTTGCCCTGGTCCGGTGCATACAAGCGCTGGAAACCATCAAGGTTGATGGGGATGAGCAAAGCGCAATTTCTGTATTGAAGCGGGCATTGTCCGAGCCGTTGAAGCAGATTGCCCGGAATGCCGGCCAAGAGGGTTCTGTTGTTCTGAGCAAGGTGCTGGAAGGGGATGGCGACTTTGGCTATAATGCCCGGACCGACACCTATGAAAATCTTTTGGCAGCGGGGGTTATTGACCCCACTAAAGTCGTCCGCTTTGCCGTTCAAAACGCCGCATCCGTCGCAGGGTTGATGTTGACCACCGAAGCCATGATTTCTGAAAAATCTAAAAAAAAATAAAAGACGACGACATCCGCTGAAAACCAAACCTGGTGTCTTTGCCGCACACGGTATCGACACCAGGTTTGGTTGCGGCCCCACCCGGACAAATGAAGGGCAGGGGCCGTTTTCATGTGCTACTTGTTTTGGATGAGTTCATATCCAGATACGGTCAGTTTTGCCGGGGTTTTCATATTGTCGATGTTGCCCGGCATATTGACAAGGGGGTACCACAGGGACATACACAGGCACAGGACAAGGATGCCGATTATTGACCGGAAAACCAAAACCTTGAACGCTTCCCACTGGGAAAAGTACCCAAAGCCGTA
This window contains:
- a CDS encoding YkgJ family cysteine cluster protein; translated protein: MDDIPCLSCVSAGGSCCLNRQIVLTLGDVQRIKARIGHDNFFTIEKPEPWYLEPFYDPAWLPLVLNPEGQFRVLKRNSDKSCGMLTKTGCILPFESRPLVCQLHPYMYTETEIIGIDDTCPISKEMDGFSILDRLNMPMEKAVDWQHLLYAELHTERDRPSS
- the nifB gene encoding nitrogenase cofactor biosynthesis protein NifB, encoding MMNLDNHPCFNKKSCKDFGRVHLPVAPTCNIQCNFCNRKFDCVNESRPGVSSSLLTPDQAMAYLAEVVEAKPNTAVVGIAGPGDPFANGEKTMETLKRVRAAYPDMLLCVATNGLNIHPYLDDLKEVNVTHVSITINAMDPEIGAKIYSWLRDGKRSVGPAQGAKLLLERQLAAVKGLKERDIMVKVNSILLPGINDEHMVEVAKKMGEMGVDIFNIMPYFPTKGSNFEDMPEPDKGMLKELRKAAQVYVPQMTHCKRCRADAVGLLDDPLNQNLMDRLTFHAKSPNPGSGAPEDGHETPGIKETFAFSATEPRPYVALATREGALINQHLGEATEMHIYDLNQDTPTLVETRTLPRPGGGEIRWYNFARTIKDCHTILVSGVGETPKKVLSGMGFTIHEVNGMIDLVLMSLKNGESLNHLIVRKQTSCGECRGSGMGCM
- the groL gene encoding chaperonin GroEL (60 kDa chaperone family; promotes refolding of misfolded polypeptides especially under stressful conditions; forms two stacked rings of heptamers to form a barrel-shaped 14mer; ends can be capped by GroES; misfolded proteins enter the barrel where they are refolded when GroES binds); protein product: MPAKMISYGSKARDAIFLGVNTLADAVKVTLGPRGNNVVLQKSWGAPLITKDGVTVAKEIEISDKFQNMGAQMVREVAGKTSETAGDGTTTATVLAQAIYGEGYKLVSAGVNPMALKRGIDKGIDAVVAHLKELSKPTRDKKDIEQVGTISANNDATIGKLISQAMDKVGKEGVITVEEAKSMETTLDVVEGMQFDKGYLSPYFITNTQKMEAVLNDPYILVHEKKITAMKDLLPLLEEIARNRKSLLIIAEDVEGEALSTLIVNKLRGSLKVAAVKAPGFGDRRKAMLEDIAILTGGRMISKDIGLKLESIKTEDLGTCKSVKIGKDSTTIVDGGGLQSAIENRVKQIRTQIEDTTSAYDREKLQERLAKIVGGVAIIHIGAATETEMKEKKARVEDALNATRAAVEEGIVPGGGVALVRCIQALETIKVDGDEQSAISVLKRALSEPLKQIARNAGQEGSVVLSKVLEGDGDFGYNARTDTYENLLAAGVIDPTKVVRFAVQNAASVAGLMLTTEAMISEKSKKK
- a CDS encoding Mrp/NBP35 family ATP-binding protein; its protein translation is MKMLLDEIKEKIGSLIEPRLKWRIDELNLIKEITLAENKIFIRIELVEDCPEKKAQFKESIVAALESFELDQVNVRIDHVDVAANSLKHIDRIFLVASGKGGVGKSTVAVNVAAALHRRGYRVGILDADIYGPSIPLLLGAHTTPQVLDQEVLMPVLAHGMKLISMGNLIARERAVAWRSQLVNGTVLQFLRKVNWGKLDFLIVDLPPGTGDIHMTISKEIKPDGVIIVSTPQLVAREDVVRCINMFENLKLPITGLVENMVSWTCKKCGHEDAIFTGTDDQWHNLEKLAALPLRQNIWDSSEKGIPCYDVTQDPAMKNAFDRIADALEK